One Panicum virgatum strain AP13 chromosome 3N, P.virgatum_v5, whole genome shotgun sequence DNA segment encodes these proteins:
- the LOC120664541 gene encoding serine/threonine-protein kinase STY13-like, protein MKEGGGGGGGGGGGGGGDGGFVRADQIDLKSLDEQLERHLSRAWTMEKRKEEASAGANQRGVGGRQHSLRPRREDWEIDPAKLVVKGVIARGTFGTVHRGIYDGHDVAVKLLDWGEDGHRSEQDIAALRAAFSQEVSVWHKLDHPNVTKFIGAIMGARDLNIQTENGHIGMPTNICCVVVEYLAGGALKSFLIKNRRRKLAFKVVVQIALDLARGLSYLHSKKIVHRDVKTENMLLDKTRTVKIADFGVARLEASNPSDMTGETGTLGYMAPEVLNGNPYNRKCDVYSFGICLWEIYCCDMPYPDLSFSEVTSAVVRQNLRPEIPRCCPSSLANVMKRCWDANPDKRPEMAEVVSMLEAIDTSKGGGMIPVDQRPGCLACFRQFRGP, encoded by the exons ATGAAGgaggggggtggcggcggcggcggcggcggaggaggaggaggaggtgacgggGGGTTCGTCCGGGCGGACCAGATCGACCTCAAGAGCCTGGACGAGCAGCTGGAGCGCCACCTCAGCCGCGCCTGGACCATGGAGAAGCGCAAGGAGGAGGCCTCCGCCGGCGCCAAccagcgcggcgtcggcgggagGCAGCACTCGCTCCGCCCCCGGAGGGAGGACTGGGAGATCGACCCCGCCAAGCTCGTCGTCAAGGGCGTCATCGCCCGCGGCACCTTCGGCACCGTCCACCGCGGCATCTACGACGGCCACGACGTCGCAG TGAAATTGCTTGATTGGGGTGAGGATGGTCATAGGTCAGAACAAGATATTGCAGCACTAAGAGCCGCATTTTCACAGGAGGTCTCTGTTTGGCATAAGCTTGACCATCCAAATGTAACTAAG TTTATTGGAGCGATAATGGGCGCAAGGGATCTGAATATTCAGACAGAAAATGGACACATCGGCATGCCAACTAATATATGCTGCGTTGTTGTGGAGTATCTTGCTGGAGGTGCACTAAAATCATTTCTGATAAAGAACCGAAGAAGGAAGTTAGCTTTTAAGGTTGTTGTCCAAATTGCTCTTGACCTTGCCAGGGG GTTAAGCTATCTTCACTCAAAGAAGATTGTGCACCGTGATGTGAAGACTGAAAATATGCTTCTTGACAAAACAAGAACTGTGAAAATTGCTGATTTTGGTGTTGCTCGTCTTGAAGCTTCTAATCCCAGTGATATGACCGGCGAAACTGGAACACTTGGTTACATGGCACCTGAG GTTCTTAATGGCAATCCTTATAACAGGAAATGTGATGTCTATAGCTTTGGAATATGTTTATGGGAGATATACTGCTGTGATATGCCATATCCAGATTTGAGCTTCTCAGAGGTCACGTCTGCTGTTGTTCGACAG AACTTGAGGCCCGAGATACCGCGCTGCTGTCCAAGTTCTTTAGCAAACGTGATGAAGCGTTGCTGGGACGCAAACCCCGACAAGCGACCTGAGATGGCTGAGGTGGTGTCTATGTTGGAGGCGATCGACACATCAAAGGGTGGAGGCATGATTCCCGTCGATCAGCGGCCAGGATGCCTTGCGTGCTTCCGTCAGTTCAGAGGTCCGTGA
- the LOC120667372 gene encoding probable calcium-binding protein CML14: MTRSAPAAAAAAASVPAPTKKQQHAALRGSQLKQLREIFMRFDMDGDGSLTQLELAALLRSLGLRPTGEEVRALLAGMDADGNGAVEFDELAAAIAPLLTTQTHLVDQAQLLEVFRAFDRDGNGFISAAELARSMARLGQPLTFEELTRMMRDADADGDGVISFQEFAAVMAKSALDFLGVA, encoded by the coding sequence ATGACGAGGtcagcaccggcggcggcggcggcggcggcctccgtcccGGCGCCGacgaagaagcagcagcacgCGGCGCTGCGGGGCAGCCAGCTGAAGCAGCTCCGCGAGATCTTCATGCGGTTCGACATGGACGGCGACGGCAGCCTGACGCAGCTGGAgctggcggcgctgctgcggtCGCTGGGCCTGCGCCCCACGGGGGAGGAGGTGCGCGCGCTGCTGGCGGGGATGGACGCCGACGGCAACGGCGCCGTGGAGTTCGACGAGCTGGCGGCCGCCATCGCGCCCCTGCTCACCACGCAGACGCACCTCGTCGACCAGGCCCAGCTGCTGGAGGTGTTCCGCGCCTTCGACCGCGACGGCAACGGCTTCAtctccgccgccgagctcgcgcgCTCCATGGCGCGCCTCGGCCAGCCGCTCACCTTCGAGGAGCTCACGCGGATGATGCGCGACGCCGACGCAGACGGCGACGGGGTCATCAGCTTCCAGGAGTTCGCCGCCGTCATGGCCAAGTCCGCGCTCGACTTCCTTGGCGTCGCCTGA